In Streptomyces sp. DG2A-72, one genomic interval encodes:
- a CDS encoding TetR/AcrR family transcriptional regulator produces MSSLAGSESKQEGPARGRPRSEVVERAIVECVVKLLEEGVPLAELSIERIARTAGVGKATIYRRWSGKEALFVDVVRTAEPPDPELPGTSMRDDLVALLEQLRRRGLMTRSSVLLHNVHAQMKSSPKIWAAYHATVIEPRRRRQIEILRRGQASGELRTDIDIELMNDMFVGPMLVRAMMRQDADLPEGMSEQLVDAVLDGLRPVSSPPA; encoded by the coding sequence GTGAGCAGCCTCGCCGGCAGCGAGTCCAAGCAGGAGGGCCCCGCACGGGGCCGCCCCCGCAGCGAAGTCGTGGAGCGTGCCATCGTCGAGTGCGTGGTGAAGCTCCTGGAGGAGGGCGTGCCGCTCGCGGAACTGTCCATCGAGCGCATCGCCCGCACCGCCGGCGTCGGCAAGGCCACCATCTACCGCCGCTGGAGCGGCAAGGAGGCGCTCTTCGTCGACGTCGTACGCACGGCCGAGCCGCCGGATCCCGAACTCCCCGGCACCTCGATGCGCGACGACCTCGTGGCCCTCCTCGAACAGCTGCGCAGACGTGGGCTGATGACCCGTTCCTCCGTGCTGCTGCACAATGTCCACGCCCAGATGAAGAGCAGCCCGAAGATCTGGGCCGCCTACCACGCGACCGTCATCGAGCCGCGGCGCCGGCGCCAGATCGAGATCCTGCGCCGGGGACAGGCGAGCGGCGAACTCCGCACGGACATCGACATCGAGCTGATGAACGACATGTTCGTCGGGCCCATGCTCGTCCGCGCCATGATGCGCCAGGACGCCGACCTTCCGGAGGGCATGTCGGAGCAGCTCGTCGACGCGGTCCTCGACGGACTACGCCCCGTCAGTTCGCCACCCGCGTAA
- a CDS encoding MFS transporter, producing the protein MTTPAVPDSPRIPDAVHRRRWAILGVLMLSLLIVVLDNSILNVAIKTISTPAPTGLGATQSELEWAINAYTLVFAGLLFTAGLLGDRLGRKKVLLGGLVLFGTGSALAAWSGSPGELITFRAVMGLGAAFVMPATLAVLMNVFEREEQPKAIGIWAGGVGLAIAIGPITGGVLLDHFWWGSVFLINVPIVILALALMVWLVPDSRDPRPGRIDPVGVVLSVVGLVLLVYGIIKGGQLADFTDPQVLATIGAGLAVLVGFVVFEARSDHPSIDVRYFKNKVFSAAIAAIALVFFALMGVTFFSVFYTQSVRGYSPLQTGLLLLPLAAAQLIFAPRARLMVDRFGNRATTTAGMLIIAATLAAFATLEADTPIWILEVIFFLMGTGMAHIMTPTSVVIMQALPREKAGSASALSNTFRQVGGALGIAVLGSVLSTAYRTGIEDKLGALPADVRHTAGESIEATLGVAAKLGPQGQSLITPAHDAFLHAMHLTALCGAGVAVIGAVVVGLFLPGKVTARQESEEEQELVSAE; encoded by the coding sequence ATGACTACGCCTGCCGTCCCCGACAGCCCTCGAATACCGGATGCCGTCCACCGGCGCCGCTGGGCGATCCTCGGCGTCCTGATGCTGAGCCTGCTGATCGTGGTGCTCGACAACTCCATCCTGAACGTCGCCATCAAGACGATCTCGACCCCCGCGCCGACCGGTCTGGGCGCCACCCAGAGCGAGCTGGAGTGGGCGATCAACGCCTACACCCTGGTCTTCGCCGGCCTGCTGTTCACGGCCGGTCTCCTCGGCGACCGGCTGGGCCGCAAGAAGGTCCTGCTCGGCGGGCTCGTCCTGTTCGGCACCGGCTCCGCCCTCGCCGCCTGGTCCGGCTCGCCCGGCGAGCTGATCACCTTCCGTGCGGTGATGGGCCTCGGTGCCGCGTTCGTCATGCCGGCCACCCTCGCCGTCCTCATGAACGTCTTCGAGCGCGAGGAGCAGCCCAAGGCCATCGGCATCTGGGCGGGCGGCGTCGGTCTCGCCATCGCCATCGGCCCGATCACCGGCGGTGTCCTGCTGGACCACTTCTGGTGGGGCTCGGTCTTCCTCATCAACGTGCCGATCGTGATCCTCGCCCTCGCGCTGATGGTGTGGCTGGTGCCCGACTCCCGCGACCCGAGGCCCGGCCGGATCGACCCGGTCGGCGTGGTCCTGTCGGTCGTCGGCCTGGTCCTGCTCGTCTACGGCATCATCAAGGGCGGCCAGCTCGCCGACTTCACCGACCCGCAGGTGCTGGCGACGATCGGTGCGGGGCTCGCCGTACTCGTCGGATTCGTCGTCTTCGAGGCGCGCAGCGACCATCCGTCCATCGACGTCAGGTACTTCAAGAACAAGGTCTTCTCGGCCGCGATCGCCGCCATCGCGCTGGTCTTCTTCGCGCTGATGGGCGTGACCTTCTTCTCCGTCTTCTACACGCAGAGCGTGCGCGGCTACTCGCCGCTGCAGACCGGCCTGCTGCTGCTGCCGCTGGCCGCCGCCCAGCTGATCTTCGCGCCGCGGGCCCGGCTGATGGTCGACCGGTTCGGGAACAGGGCGACGACCACGGCCGGGATGCTGATCATCGCGGCGACGCTGGCCGCGTTCGCCACGCTGGAGGCGGACACGCCCATCTGGATCCTCGAAGTGATCTTCTTCCTGATGGGCACCGGCATGGCGCACATCATGACCCCGACCAGCGTCGTCATCATGCAGGCCCTGCCCCGCGAGAAGGCCGGTTCCGCCTCCGCCCTCAGCAACACCTTCCGCCAGGTCGGCGGCGCCCTGGGCATCGCGGTCCTGGGCTCGGTCCTGTCGACGGCCTACCGCACCGGCATCGAGGACAAGCTGGGCGCGCTCCCCGCCGACGTACGCCACACCGCGGGCGAGTCCATCGAGGCCACGCTCGGCGTCGCCGCCAAGCTCGGCCCTCAGGGCCAGTCGCTCATCACCCCGGCCCACGACGCCTTCCTGCACGCCATGCACCTCACCGCGCTGTGCGGGGCGGGGGTCGCGGTGATCGGCGCCGTGGTGGTGGGCCTGTTCCTGCCGGGGAAGGTGACGGCACGCCAGGAGAGCGAGGAGGAGCAGGAGTTGGTGTCGGCCGAGTAA